Proteins co-encoded in one Candidatus Kapaibacterium sp. genomic window:
- a CDS encoding HAD hydrolase family protein has protein sequence MLSLEPEDVVYIGDDLTDLPAFQVIGISSCPADAIPEVRWQVSYICRQPEGNGAVREFCESTLKVQRWDPEEIIAGK, from the coding sequence ATGCTCTCCCTTGAACCGGAGGATGTTGTCTACATCGGTGATGATCTTACCGACCTTCCCGCCTTTCAAGTTATCGGCATCTCATCTTGCCCAGCAGATGCTATACCGGAAGTACGCTGGCAGGTTTCATACATCTGCCGACAGCCTGAAGGAAATGGAGCCGTTCGGGAGTTCTGCGAGTCAACCCTCAAAGTACAGCGCTGGGATCCTGAGGAGATCATTGCTGGCAAGTAG
- a CDS encoding 50S ribosomal protein L11 methyltransferase translates to MVEDFISVELRIPEEYLSIAYGLLSPFPTTGIEEGEGYLRVYFPSSSWERIETAFYHSIVGLLPPGCVHAVHTVASRDWYSLWVSQLVPVWLSDDIVVHPFPEVPTPSMYPTARDILHIVPGTAFGTGHHASTRLAAKLLLRHLLPNTTWLDVGTGTGILGILALRRGAACVYAIDNNPFALQQARDNALRNRVVDRFLLMSGDVETFGLPKVDGIVANLDAELLYRLAPKFNGVLPQGGVAVMSGILVVSAERICRRFEEFEFEVVEKELENDWIAFAFRKQ, encoded by the coding sequence ATGGTAGAGGACTTCATTAGCGTAGAGCTTCGGATTCCAGAGGAGTACCTTTCCATCGCCTACGGACTCCTTTCTCCCTTCCCCACTACTGGAATTGAGGAAGGAGAGGGATACTTGCGGGTCTACTTTCCTAGTTCCAGCTGGGAACGGATAGAAACCGCTTTCTACCACTCTATAGTGGGGCTACTACCTCCTGGCTGCGTGCATGCCGTCCATACTGTAGCATCGCGGGATTGGTATTCCCTGTGGGTGAGCCAGTTAGTTCCCGTGTGGCTCTCTGACGATATCGTTGTCCATCCTTTCCCGGAAGTCCCAACGCCATCGATGTACCCTACGGCTCGTGATATTCTGCATATTGTTCCTGGCACCGCATTCGGAACAGGCCATCATGCCAGCACTCGTCTAGCAGCCAAACTCCTCCTTCGTCATTTACTTCCCAACACAACTTGGTTAGATGTCGGTACGGGTACAGGAATTTTGGGGATCTTGGCGCTTCGGCGTGGGGCAGCTTGTGTATATGCGATTGATAACAATCCGTTTGCTCTACAGCAGGCCCGTGATAACGCACTGCGTAATCGCGTAGTGGACAGGTTTCTCCTCATGTCAGGTGATGTTGAGACCTTCGGCCTTCCCAAAGTAGATGGGATTGTGGCTAACCTCGATGCCGAGCTCTTGTACCGGCTAGCGCCGAAATTTAACGGGGTCCTACCACAAGGTGGAGTTGCTGTCATGAGTGGAATCCTTGTAGTTAGCGCGGAAAGAATTTGTAGGAGGTTTGAGGAATTTGAGTTCGAAGTCGTTGAAAAAGAGTTAGAAAACGATTGGATAGCCTTTGCCTTCCGTAAGCAGTGA
- a CDS encoding YtxH domain-containing protein yields MGERGNAYFQGFLTGVFLGSFVGAITALLLAPKSGRELRADIRRRSEELYTKARKLLDETSAEATEVLNEARQRAQAIVQTAQEQAGALLKGAERTIQEARERVSSTTERLREAVQASSEALRSEIEGTSPAPKTG; encoded by the coding sequence ATGGGCGAGCGGGGAAATGCATACTTCCAAGGATTCTTGACCGGTGTGTTCCTTGGAAGCTTCGTCGGAGCTATTACAGCACTGCTCCTTGCTCCGAAGAGCGGCCGCGAGCTACGGGCCGATATCCGTCGGCGCTCAGAAGAGCTCTACACGAAGGCACGCAAGCTGTTGGACGAGACTTCAGCGGAGGCCACCGAAGTGCTCAATGAAGCTCGGCAACGGGCTCAGGCCATCGTTCAGACTGCACAGGAACAGGCCGGTGCCCTTCTTAAAGGCGCTGAGCGGACTATTCAAGAGGCACGCGAAAGGGTGTCATCGACTACGGAACGCCTTCGGGAAGCAGTACAGGCAAGTTCCGAAGCCCTTCGCAGCGAGATAGAAGGAACCTCTCCGGCTCCGAAGACAGGGTAG
- a CDS encoding M28 family peptidase, translating to MSGSRIAILFLAVGIIGVAWSCDTARHSLSRVTNSDTAASVETPQPSFDADHAYQLVVRQVTFGPRAPGLPGHDSCRMFLVEFLRQYADTVFEQRFSRQVYGKLLQLTNVGASFRPELSKRVLLCAHWDTRPYADEDPDPRNRQQPILGANDGASGVAVLLEIARILKHHPPPVGIDLLLLDGEDYGKASDLENFCLGSQHAAQNYPFQRSPTWVIVVDLVGDREAWFPWEEYSWHSAPNLLISLWQKGARYSSTMFRNELVGPIYDDHVPFIQRGHRAIVIIDAELVGNRSPNPRRRYWHTLRDTPENISSETLRVVGQTLLDWIYQTQW from the coding sequence ATGTCGGGTTCGAGGATTGCGATTCTGTTCCTGGCCGTTGGGATCATAGGTGTGGCGTGGAGCTGTGACACCGCACGCCATTCTCTTTCTAGAGTTACGAACAGCGACACTGCAGCGTCGGTAGAGACTCCTCAGCCTTCATTCGACGCCGATCATGCCTACCAGCTCGTTGTACGTCAAGTAACCTTTGGGCCACGAGCCCCTGGCCTCCCTGGACATGACAGCTGCCGCATGTTCCTGGTAGAGTTCCTGAGGCAATATGCAGACACAGTATTCGAGCAACGCTTTTCCCGACAAGTCTACGGCAAGTTGCTGCAGTTAACCAACGTTGGAGCCTCCTTCCGGCCTGAGCTCTCTAAGCGGGTACTCCTCTGTGCTCACTGGGACACGCGTCCATACGCAGATGAAGATCCAGATCCGCGAAATCGGCAGCAACCAATTCTAGGAGCTAATGACGGTGCCAGTGGAGTTGCAGTGCTGCTGGAGATTGCCCGCATCTTAAAGCATCATCCTCCACCGGTTGGTATAGACTTGCTCCTCTTAGATGGAGAAGACTACGGCAAGGCATCGGATCTAGAGAACTTCTGCTTAGGGTCCCAACATGCCGCCCAGAACTATCCGTTCCAGAGGTCCCCGACATGGGTGATTGTCGTTGACTTGGTGGGTGATCGAGAAGCGTGGTTCCCATGGGAAGAATACTCGTGGCACAGTGCACCCAACCTCTTGATAAGCCTGTGGCAAAAGGGGGCTCGGTACTCCTCCACGATGTTTCGCAACGAACTTGTTGGACCGATCTACGACGATCACGTACCCTTTATTCAGAGAGGACACCGGGCCATCGTCATCATCGATGCTGAGCTCGTCGGCAATCGCTCTCCTAATCCTCGGCGCCGCTACTGGCATACCTTACGCGACACACCTGAGAATATCTCCTCGGAAACCTTGCGCGTTGTTGGTCAGACACTGCTTGATTGGATTTACCAGACGCAATGGTAG
- a CDS encoding multifunctional oxoglutarate decarboxylase/oxoglutarate dehydrogenase thiamine pyrophosphate-binding subunit/dihydrolipoyllysine-residue succinyltransferase subunit: protein MQPLEVPSVNDAYIREVYLQYLADPDSVPPEWRQYFESQRTNGRDGLTLPAQSQPGLVSAVPSDRPSWLLPTDELLPLDGVAERIAQNMARSLTVPTATSFRAIPVKLLEENRWLANRYLQRRSQPKLSFTHFLAWAVVQALKRYPHLNDACATVGGRLYRVRRHSLNLGIAVDVVRKDGSRSLLVPVIRDAQTLSFSEFVRRYDELVERARTGRLTIEELTGATVSLTNPGMLGTVMSVPRLPEGQGLIVATGAIAYPAELRATPAEILAQVTLGKVLVVTSTYDHRIIQGAESGEFLAFIEQLLLGTEGFYESIFGELRLPMPPFRWAEDTTVEPGVKEERLAQLIRSYRVRGHLIAQTNPLRDTWDYHPDLDPAHYGFTIWDLDRHFHTGGVGEYEKATLRQVLEVLWDSYCGPIAVEFMHIQDPERRRWIQERMERLRHSIRLSDQQRRRVYQKLLEAEIFEQFLHRKFVGHKRFSLEGGESLLPLLDTILQRAIELGLEYAVIGMAHRGRLNVLANIVGKSFRRIFDEFEGEADPLSFHGSGDVKYHLGARGLYVHPTTGQSLQLILASNPSHLEAVDPVVEGMARALQDQLGDRDRRRVLPILIHGDAAFAGQGIVAETLNLSKLAGYTTGGTVHIIVNNQIGFTTEPVDARSMVYPTDVAKMVQAPIFHVNGDDPEAVVTAALLALEYRMNFHEDAVIDLFCYRKYGHNEADEPTYTQPLLYRRIRHHPSVRQLYKERLLREGILTEAEERQMADGFLQQLNTAFSERRPPSVTSPPQRTAVTTVLQPVMTAVPRSELQAVAAALGRVPEDFHLHPKLQELIRYRATALERGVDWATAELLAFGTLLLEGFPVRLSGQDSRRGTFSQRHAVLIDVETEREYIPLNHILPQQRAFLEIYDSPLSELAVLGFEYGYSIQTLHGLTIWEAQFGDFSNGAQVIIDQFISSGEAKWGQQSNLVLLLPHGYEGQGPEHSSARIERYLQLCADGNMYVCIPTTPAQYFHLLRRQLLSPVRKPLVVLTPKSLLRHPMVVSPVTDLVEGSFQEVLDDPLVGRDPSTVRTILLCSGKVFYELWEYRKLHERWDTALIRVEQLFPIHTEKLFSVLRCYPAARRIVWVQEEPQNMGAWSHMALSLGPVLHANFGWDLSYVGRPAGASPATGSFLFHEQEQRRFIEACFS from the coding sequence ATGCAACCTCTAGAGGTGCCTTCCGTTAACGACGCATACATCCGCGAGGTATACCTACAGTACCTAGCAGACCCTGACTCCGTGCCTCCGGAGTGGCGCCAATACTTCGAAAGCCAGAGAACTAACGGTCGAGATGGTCTAACACTCCCGGCCCAGTCACAACCAGGGTTGGTCAGCGCCGTACCTTCGGACCGTCCATCCTGGCTTCTGCCGACGGATGAGCTTCTCCCACTGGATGGCGTTGCAGAGCGGATTGCCCAGAACATGGCGCGGAGCCTGACTGTGCCAACAGCCACCTCGTTCCGCGCTATTCCTGTCAAGCTCCTGGAGGAGAATCGGTGGTTGGCGAATCGCTATCTGCAGCGTCGCTCCCAGCCCAAGCTGAGCTTTACGCACTTCCTAGCTTGGGCTGTTGTCCAAGCGCTCAAGCGTTATCCCCATCTCAACGATGCCTGTGCTACGGTGGGAGGCCGACTTTACCGCGTCCGTCGTCACTCTCTCAATCTCGGCATTGCCGTTGATGTTGTCCGCAAGGATGGTAGCCGCTCACTGCTTGTTCCTGTCATTAGAGATGCCCAGACTCTCTCGTTCTCGGAGTTTGTCCGCCGCTATGACGAGCTTGTGGAGCGTGCACGGACAGGGCGTCTAACAATAGAAGAGCTTACTGGTGCCACGGTCTCACTGACGAATCCCGGTATGCTTGGCACTGTCATGTCGGTACCACGGCTGCCAGAAGGGCAGGGCCTCATTGTGGCTACAGGAGCCATCGCTTACCCAGCAGAGCTGCGAGCAACTCCCGCGGAAATCCTTGCACAGGTCACGCTCGGCAAAGTGCTAGTCGTCACAAGCACCTACGATCACCGAATTATCCAGGGTGCAGAATCTGGAGAGTTCCTGGCCTTCATCGAGCAGCTCCTGCTGGGGACGGAAGGCTTCTATGAGTCCATCTTCGGCGAACTCCGGCTACCCATGCCTCCGTTCCGTTGGGCAGAGGATACCACGGTAGAGCCTGGCGTCAAGGAGGAGCGACTAGCGCAATTGATCCGCTCGTACCGTGTCCGCGGCCATCTAATTGCGCAAACGAACCCTCTACGCGATACGTGGGACTACCATCCAGACCTTGACCCCGCGCACTACGGCTTCACTATCTGGGACCTAGACCGACACTTTCACACTGGCGGAGTAGGGGAGTACGAGAAGGCAACCTTACGGCAGGTTCTAGAAGTGCTCTGGGACTCTTACTGTGGTCCCATTGCAGTAGAATTCATGCACATCCAGGACCCTGAACGTCGCCGCTGGATACAAGAGCGGATGGAACGGCTCCGACATTCGATCCGCCTTTCGGACCAGCAGCGGCGCCGTGTCTACCAGAAGCTCCTGGAGGCAGAGATTTTTGAGCAGTTCCTACACCGCAAGTTCGTCGGACACAAGCGCTTTTCGCTGGAAGGCGGGGAGTCGTTACTCCCCCTGTTGGACACGATCCTCCAGAGAGCCATAGAGCTAGGGCTCGAGTACGCCGTCATTGGCATGGCCCATCGAGGGCGGCTCAACGTATTGGCCAACATCGTCGGGAAGTCTTTCCGGCGGATCTTCGATGAGTTTGAAGGAGAAGCCGATCCGCTCTCATTCCATGGCTCCGGTGATGTTAAGTACCACTTGGGGGCTCGTGGGCTCTACGTGCACCCTACAACAGGGCAGAGCTTGCAGCTCATCTTGGCCTCCAACCCCAGCCACTTAGAAGCGGTAGACCCAGTGGTAGAGGGCATGGCTAGAGCCCTTCAGGATCAGCTGGGCGATAGAGACCGCCGTCGTGTCCTCCCAATCCTCATCCATGGAGATGCGGCATTCGCAGGGCAGGGAATCGTTGCTGAGACCTTGAACCTCTCTAAGCTGGCGGGGTATACAACTGGCGGTACGGTCCACATTATCGTCAACAACCAGATTGGCTTCACCACTGAACCCGTGGACGCACGCTCCATGGTCTACCCAACAGATGTAGCAAAGATGGTCCAAGCCCCCATTTTCCACGTCAATGGCGACGACCCGGAGGCGGTGGTGACAGCTGCTCTTTTAGCCCTAGAGTATCGCATGAACTTCCATGAAGACGCTGTCATCGATCTCTTCTGCTATCGCAAGTACGGTCACAACGAGGCAGACGAGCCAACGTATACGCAACCCTTACTCTACCGCCGTATCCGCCATCATCCCAGTGTACGGCAGCTCTACAAGGAGCGCCTGCTTCGGGAGGGCATACTGACCGAAGCTGAGGAGCGACAGATGGCCGATGGCTTCCTCCAACAGCTCAATACAGCATTCTCAGAACGTCGTCCCCCTTCCGTCACCTCGCCTCCCCAAAGGACAGCTGTCACCACAGTGCTGCAACCTGTTATGACGGCAGTCCCACGTTCTGAACTACAAGCAGTGGCAGCTGCCTTAGGGCGCGTACCAGAGGACTTCCATCTGCATCCCAAGCTTCAGGAGCTCATCCGGTATCGCGCAACCGCTCTAGAACGCGGAGTCGACTGGGCGACGGCCGAACTGCTAGCCTTTGGAACCCTGCTCCTTGAAGGTTTCCCAGTCCGACTAAGTGGGCAAGACTCTCGGCGCGGTACCTTCAGTCAGCGCCATGCTGTGCTGATTGATGTGGAGACGGAGCGCGAGTACATCCCGCTCAACCATATCCTTCCCCAACAGAGGGCTTTCCTGGAGATATACGACAGTCCGCTCAGTGAGCTTGCTGTCTTAGGCTTTGAGTATGGCTACAGTATCCAGACTCTCCATGGTCTTACTATCTGGGAAGCCCAGTTTGGAGACTTCTCGAATGGCGCCCAGGTCATCATAGACCAGTTCATAAGCAGTGGGGAAGCTAAGTGGGGACAACAGAGCAACCTTGTCCTGTTACTTCCGCATGGGTACGAAGGACAGGGTCCAGAACACTCTAGCGCTCGTATCGAGCGATACCTTCAGCTCTGCGCCGATGGGAACATGTATGTCTGCATCCCTACGACCCCCGCTCAGTATTTCCACCTACTGAGACGTCAACTACTGTCCCCGGTCCGTAAACCTTTAGTCGTGCTGACACCCAAAAGCCTTCTGCGGCATCCGATGGTCGTTTCCCCAGTGACGGATCTCGTCGAAGGCTCATTTCAGGAGGTCCTCGACGATCCGCTCGTTGGACGTGATCCTTCAACGGTACGAACGATTCTGCTGTGTAGTGGCAAGGTTTTCTACGAGCTATGGGAGTACCGGAAGCTCCATGAGCGCTGGGATACAGCTCTTATCCGCGTGGAACAGCTCTTCCCAATCCACACAGAGAAGCTTTTCTCAGTTCTGCGTTGCTACCCTGCTGCCCGGCGGATAGTCTGGGTTCAGGAAGAGCCTCAAAATATGGGAGCATGGTCTCACATGGCCCTCTCCCTTGGACCAGTTCTCCACGCTAATTTTGGATGGGATCTATCATATGTTGGTCGCCCTGCTGGTGCCAGTCCAGCGACCGGTTCTTTCCTATTCCATGAGCAAGAACAGCGACGATTCATAGAGGCCTGCTTTTCATAG